One stretch of Malus domestica chromosome 14, GDT2T_hap1 DNA includes these proteins:
- the BHLH18 gene encoding transcription factor bHLH106-like, giving the protein MQPGNHQSQELYRFLAQNGLISVNNDHQLSAMQSFCSSSSNNYSYYPLELSGVSTEHDASPQDRALAALKNHKEAEKRRRERINSHLDKLRGLLPCNSKTDKASLLAKVVQRVKELKQQTSEIAELETFPSETDEITVLSSNDYTNDGRIVFKASLCCEDRSDLLPDLIEILKSLHLKTIKAEIATLGGRIRNVLIVAADKDHTIESVNFLQNALKSLLERSNSSERSKRRRVLDGTIVL; this is encoded by the exons ATGCAGCCGGGTAATCATCAAAGCCAAGAACTCTACCGATTTCTTGCCCAAAACGGCTTAATCAGCGTGAATAATGATCATCAGTTGTCAGCTATGCAGAGCTTTTGCAGCTCTTCTTCTAATAATTATAGTTATTACCCTTTGGAGTTGTCTGGGGTTAGTACTGAACATGACGCCTCGCCTCAGGATAGAGCCCTTGCTGCTCTCAAGAATCACAAGGAGGCCGAGAAAAGAAGGAGAGAGCGAATCAACTCCCACCTGGATAAGCTTCGAGGCCTTCTTCCTTGCAATTCCAAG ACAGACAAAGCCTCCCTGTTGGCCAAGGTGGTCCAGAGAGTAAAAGAGCTGAAACAACAAACGTCAGAGATCGCAGAGCTCGAGACCTTCCCTTCTGAAACTGATGAAATCACTGTACTTTCTTCTAATGATTATACAAACGACGGAAGAATTGTTTTCAAGGCCTCTTTGTGCTGCGAGGACCGCTCCGACCTCCTACCTGACCTAATTGAAATTCTAAAATCCCTCCATTTGAAGACAATCAAAGCTGAAATTGCCACTCTTGGGGGAAGAATTCGCAACGTGCTTATTGTTGCCGCAGATAAAGATCACACGATTGAATCAGTCAACTTCTTGCAGAATGCGTTGAAGTCATTACTTGAACGCTCCAACTCTAGTGAAAGATCGAAAAGAAGACGCGTATTAGACGGCACAATAGTCCTATAA